A genomic window from Emys orbicularis isolate rEmyOrb1 chromosome 8, rEmyOrb1.hap1, whole genome shotgun sequence includes:
- the PARS2 gene encoding probable proline--tRNA ligase, mitochondrial — MALGGNFGRGGGPGFDRGSSMALGVEWLLRRWKELLPGLTTRVLQRQYLYRCHHGPTHRAKRLVLSQLFQPLNLREDSVVGLESKPDDLTCKSQRLMIQAGLIYPSSPGCYYYMPYTVRAMEKLVKVIDQEMQAIGGQKLNMPSLSSAELWRTSGRWDLMGKELFRLADRHSKEYCLGPTHEETIADLIASQANLSYKQLPLLLYQITRKFRDEPKPRFGLLRSREFYMKDMYTFDTCEEAARQTYSLVCEAYCNVFNSLGFHFVKVQADTGSIGGSMSHEFQLPAGIGEDRLMICSNCSFSANVETINPDQTDCPVCKGKLSESKGIEVGHTFYLGTKYSSVFNVNFHTAQNKPVLAEMGCYGLGITRILAASVEVLSTEDSIRWPALIAPYQVCLIPPKKGSKEEMGAVLMDNLYDSIVEAVPQIKGEAVLDDRTHLTIGKRLKDANRLGYPYVIIAGKKVFDNPPEFEVWNQNTGEIMFLTKEGVIELLSKVQVP; from the exons ATGGCCCTTGGCGGAAACTTCGGGCGCGGCGGAGGGCCGGG GTTTGACAGAGGTTCCTCCATGGCTCTGGGGGTGGAATGGCTGCTAAGACGATGGAAGGAATTGCTTCCTGGTCTGACAACCCGTGTCCTCCAGAGGCAGTATCTTTATAGATGTCACCATGGCCCCACTCACAGAGCAAAGCGTCTGGTGCTGTCCCAGCTCTTTCAGCCTCTGAATCTTCGGGAGGACAGTGTGGTTGGGCTGGAGAGCAAACCTGACGATCTGACATGTAAGAGTCAgaggctgatgatacaagcagggtTAATCTACCCCTCTAGCCCCGGCTGCTACTACTACATGCCTTACACTGTTCGAGCAATGGAGAAGCTTGTCAAGGTGATAGACCAAGAAATGCAGGCTATCGGGGGGCAGAagctaaatatgcccagtttaaGTTCTGCAGAGCTCTGGAGAACCAGTGGGCGGTGGGATTTAATGGGCAAAGAGCTCTTCCGACTTGCAGACAGACACAGCAAAGAGTACTGTCTGGGGCCAACTCACGAAGAGACCATCGCAGACCTGATTGCCTCCCAAGCGAACTTGTCCTACAAGCAGCTGCCGCTCCTGCTATATCAGATAACACGGAAGTTTCGAGATGAGCCCAAGCCCCGTTTTGGCTTGCTGCGCAGCAGGGAATTCTACATGAAGGACATGTACACATTTGACACCTGTGAGGAAGCTGCTCGCCAGACCTACAGCCTGGTGTGTGAGGCCTACTGCAACGTGTTTAACAGCTTGGGGTTCCACTTTGTCAAAGTGCAGGCAGATACGGGCAGCATTGGAGGGAGCATGTCCCACGAGTTCCAGCTCCCCGCAGGCATTGGAGAGGACAGGCTGATGATCTGCTCCAACTGTAGTTTTTCAGCCAACGTGGAAACAATAAATCCTGACCAGACAGACTGCCCAGTTTGCAAAGGAAAACTGTCTGAGAGCAAAGGGATTGAAGTTGGGCATACGTTTTATCTGGGCACCAAGTACTCTTCTGTTTTTAATGTCAACTTCCACACTGCCCAAAACAAACCTGTCCTAGCAGAAATGGGTTGCTATGGCTTGGGCATAACTCGGATTCTGGCTGCTTCTGTCGAGGTGCTTTCAACAGAAGACAGCATCCGTTGGCCAGCCCTCATTGCACCTTACCAGGTCTGCCTCATTCCCCCTAAGAAAGGCAGCAAGGAAGAGATGGGTGCGGTGCTAATGGATAATTTATATGACAGTATTGTCGAAGCCGTGCCTCAGATTAAAGGGGAAGCTGTGCTGGATGACAGGACTCACTTGACCATTGGTAAAAGATTAAAAGATGCTAACAGACTTGGTTACCCGTATGTTATAATAGCTGGGAAGAAAGTTTTTGATAATCCCCCCGAGTTTGAAGTTTGGAATCAAAACACTGGCGAGATCATGTTCCTTACTAAAGAAGGTGTAATTGAATTGCTAAGTAAAGTGCAAGTTCCCTGA